In the genome of Betaproteobacteria bacterium, the window GGGTGAAAGGCTACACCAATTCACTCGCGGGTCCGGGCAAAGGCCAAGTGCGCGGTTTTCGATTTACACCGGTGGTGGATTAATTTTCTTGGATATGCAATGGGCTAGGGCATCAAGACTGCGCCGGCCGTGGCCCGCGCATCGTCACAAATTCCTCCGCCACCGTGGGATGAATGGCCACGGTGTCATCGAAGTCGCGCTTGGTGGCTCCCATCTTTATTGCGACGGCAAAACCCTGGGTCATCTCGTCGGCGCCAGGACCGATCACGTGCAACCCCACGACCTTCTCTTGTTCGCCCGCCACCACAAGCTTCATGGCGTTCTTGGCCTTGCGCTGGGTGAAGGCGTGGTACATGGGCGTGAAGCGCGCCTCATACACCTTGACTTCGTCTGCTCCATATTTGGCGAGGGCTTGGGCTTCGGTAAGCCCCACGGTGCCGATGGGAGGGTGGCTGAAGATCACCGTGGCGATGTTGTCGTAGTCCAAACGCCGCCCCGCCATGTTGTTGAATAGGCGGTCGGCTAAACGTCTTCCCGCAGCGATGGCGACGGGTGTCAGCGCGGCGCGGCCCGTCACGTCGCCGATGGCGTAGATACCTGGGACCGCAGTTTCCTGGTATTCGTTCGTTGGTAGAAATCCCTGGGCATCCGTGGCCAGGCCCGTGGCCGCTAAATTGAGTTCGGCGGTACAAGGTTCTCGCCCAATGGCCCAGATCACGCTGTCGAACTCTTCAATGCCACTGTGCCCGTTACAGAGAATAGCGATCTTTCCAAGACCCGTGCGTGAGAGTTGTTCTATTTTCGCATTGGTAACGAAGTGCACGCCGTCGCTTTTCATTTGAGCCATGAGAGTGTCCCGCAACATCGCATCGAAACTCATGAGCAATTGGTCTCTTCTCAAATACGCGATGACCTCGGAACCGAGCGCGCGAAACACACCGGCGAACTCGGCGGCAATGTAGCCACCGCCCACGACCGCCACTTTCTTGGGTTGGGTGGCGAGATCGAAGAAGCCGTCGGAGGCGATTCCCAGATGCGCGCCTGGGATATTGGGTACCAGCGGGCGGCCCCCGGTGGCGATGACGATATGGTCCGCGCTGAACCGCTCGCCACCAGCCTCGATGGTCTTGGGTCCGATGAAACGCGCATCACCACGCAGCACCTCGACCTTGTTCGAGGCAAGGTACTTGGCGTAATGATTATTGAGATCGAGCACATGCTGGTCGCGCTCGCGCTTGAGATGTTCCCAGGAAAAGCCGTGCGGCCCCAGTTGAAATCCATAATCGCTCGCATCCTCCAAGGCGTGTGCGAGCTGCGCGCCGTTCCACATGACCTTCTTGGGAACGCATCCCACGTTGACGCAAGTACCACCCAGACGCGCGCGTTCGGCTAGCAAGCATTTCTTGCCATAACTGCCCGCGCGATTGGATACCGCCACGCCACCGCTGCCGCCGCCTATGCTTATGAGATCATACCGCCGTGTCACGTAATTTCTCCCGAAGTAATTCGACCAAACGATGCAGCCTTGCGCGGGCAATGCAGCGCCTTCCATGCAGGATAGTAACGGCTTGTGATTGACAATTCTCCGCGCTCGCGAGAATCGTTATTTTTGGAGTCGTGAACGGCGCGACGATCCGGAGAAAGACCTTCAGCTATTGGGTCTTGCTCCGTTACTCTTTATTAGCGTGCTTCCTTGGAGGGGGAAGTCTCACCTCTTGGAGTGCCAATATGGACAAGTCCTGGCTTACGGATCTCGTGATCCAACTCTACGCCGCCGTGCAGGCGATCACCGGTTATCCCGCCCCTGAGATACTCCCCGAAGTGCGGCAACTTCCCCGTGCGGAAATCGAACAAATGATTTGCACGGGGCCATGCCAAATCCGCGCTTTCTATCATCCCGAGTTTGGCATCGTCGTGGACGAGAGTTTCAATCTCAAATCCAATCTCTATCATCAATCCATTTTGCTGCACGAGTTGGTGCACCATGCCCAGCATTCGAGCGGGCGCTTCTATCATCTTGAGAGTGCTTGCCATGCGCGCTCGGCTTCCGAGGGCGAAGCCTACGAAGTGCAAAACCGTTATCTTTCCCAGCAGCGCGCCTCCGAGAGAATTCCCGTATTGCGCTGGGAATTGCTTTGCGGACACGAGGAGGGCGGTCCGCCTGTCCGGCGGCTGGAGGCCAGTAGCAACCGCGTCACCGAGTAAATAGGTAGGCCGGCGGAGCCGGCCGCGAGCCGCTAGAATGGCTCGTCCGCCCCTATCTGGCCGCTAGAATGATCGATCTGCATTATTGGCCCATGCCCAGTGCGAGTTATCCGTGGATCGTGCCGCACCAGAGGCAGCAGCAGAACCTCGAGGATTTTCCAAACGTGAAGCGTCGGTTTGAATCCACCGGCAAGCGTCCCGCCGTGGTGCGTGCCTACGAAAAAGGCAAGGCTGTCAGCAGCGTGCCTGTAATGGATGACGAGGCCAAGAAAATTGGCCAGAGTGCGGCTACCGTAAGGGCCTAGCCCTATCATGGCGCTCAAGATGTTCGACTTGGCCGGCGCCCATGAGCGCCACCGCTTCAGTCCCTATTGCTGGCGCGTGCGCCTTGCCTGCGCGCACAAGGGCTTGGCTTTGGATACCGTGCCATGGCGTTTCGCCGATAAGGCGCAACTCCCAACGCCTAACGAAGGCACGGTTCCCTTGCTGGTGGATGACGATCGTATCGTGTCCGATTCCTGGAAAATCGCCGAATACCTTGACGCCCGCTATCCGCGGATGCCTTTGTTCGAGGGGACGCAGGCGAAATCCCAAGCGTTGTTCATCAAATTTTGGAGCGAACGCGCGCTACATCCACTCATCTCGAGCATGGTGTTGAAGGACGTCTGGTTGGGGTTGCACGAGAAGGACAAGGATTACTTCCGGGTATCCCGCGAAAAGCGTTTCGGCAAGACCTTGGAGGAGATCGAGGCCAACCGCGAGGAAACTCGTGTGCGGTTCAGCCAGGCCATCGATCCGTTACGCGCAACGCTCACCTCGCAAACGTTCCTTAGCGGCACCGCGCCCGGCCATGCCGACCACATCGTATTCGGCACTTTCATGTGGGCGCGCTGCACTTCAAACTTTGAGGTGCTGGAAGAAAGCGATCCAGTGTGGGTGTGGCGCGAGAAGATGCTAGGCCTCCACGATGGATTGGCCCTAAAAGCCCAGCGTAATACCGCACCGGCGCAATGATGCGTAGGCGGGCTTTTCTGGAAGGAGGCGCGGCCCTCGCCAGTACCCTGCTAGTCGGGCTCGCACGGGCGAAGCCAAGCCCCATCACCACCGTATTCCATCATCCTTCCTGCGCCAAACATATCGCCGGCGAAGGGCACCCGGAGCATTCCGGACGCACGGACGCCGTGCTCAAGGCCATGGGTGTGCTGGAGAGAGAGGGGGGCATTACCCTGGCGAAGGGGAAGATCGCGGACGAGGAGGAAGTGCAGCTCGTACATTCGAAGTCCTACTTCGAGCGAGTAAAAAGCGAAATCCAGCAAGGCGCGCCGCAACTTTCCGCGGGCGACGTAGCCCTGTCATCAGGATCGTTGGAGGCCGCGCTCGCGGCCGTGGGATGTTTGATATCGGCGGTGGATGCGGTGATGGCGGGCGATGCGAAGAATGCGTTTTGTGCTGTGCGCCCGCCGGGGCACCACGCATCGGCGGAGCGTGGCATGGGATTTTGTTTGTTCAACAACGTAGCCGTCGCCGCGCGCTACGCGCGGAAGAAATACGGCGTGCAACGCGTGCTCATCGCGGATTGGGATGTGCATCACGGTAACGGCACCCAAGATATATTTTGGCGTGACAAGTCCGTGATGTTTTTCGATACGCATATGGATCCGTGGTATCCGGGAACCGGTGGCATCGATGAAATAGGGGAGGGAGAGGCCAAGGGGCAGATCATTAACCGCCCGTTCCCCGCTGGTGCGGGCCGGGAGGAAATTCTGGGCGCTTACAAGGAAGACTTGGTTCCCGCCGCCGCGCACTTCAAACCGGAACTTGTGCTCATTTCGGCCGGATTCGATTCGCGCGCCGGCGATCCGCTCGGGCAATTTCAGTTGGCGGACAAGGATTATGCCGCCATGACCGACGTGCTCACAGGCATCGCGCGCAAGTACGCCGGCGGGCGCATCGTTTCCGCTCTCGAGGGCGGATATAACTTGAAGGGTTTGGCGAGTGCCACGACCGCCCATGTAAGGCGTCTGGCAGCCGCGTAGTTCTCGACACAGATCCAAAGTGCGATTCGATACCAAGACTCCGCCGTGGGCCGTGGCCGCTTTGGCGGCTTTTTTTGGCGCGCTCATCTGGGCGCTCGCGCCCGCCATCGCGGGGAAGGCCGAGCCCTGGGACGATGCCGCGTATTACCTTTTCGCCCTCCCGGTTGCGGGCGTGGTGTCAGGCCTGTTGGCGGGGCGGCCTTTGTGGAGCCAATACATGGGTGTGATCCTGGGGCAGTTCGCGTACGCTCTGATCTTTCTTGCCATGGGGCCGCTAGCGCTCTTGGGGGTGGGTTTCACGGCGGTCTACGCACTGCTTTTCCTGGGCGGAAGCCTGCTTGGAATACGCCTGAGACAGAGCATGGCAGCCCAAGATTCGCGCGAAAGAGGCACTGTGTCGCATCTTGCGCGGGGCGCGCAATTTCTCGATCGGTACGACGGCCAGAGCACGCGCGAATTGCTGTCCTTGCAAGCAACCCACCGCATCGATTCTCTCGTCCTGGCATTCGAAGAGGCGGTTCAAAAAAAGCGAGCCGCGCGGGACATCTCACGCGAAGAAAGTTTTATCTTGGCCATCGAGGCGTTGGAGCGGGAGGTGAACAACGGCGGGTACAGCCAGTTCTTCGCCAACGCCTCCAATGAATTCGTGCCCATGATTGCCCCTGCGCTGGAAGCGATCGATTGCCCCAAGGCCGCAATGATCACGCGAGATGCCACCAGCGCTCTCGGAACGGGCGCGGCGCTCGCACCGGAGATCATGGCGAATGCGGCCAACGATCCGGCGGTCAGGCGGCGCCTGGCCGAGTGCGATGCGCTCTACTACAGCAACGATGAAGCGATCGCCGAACAACTGTTTCGCTGGATTGAAGAGCGCCCGGAGAAAATCGAAATAGGTTCTAGTCGATAGCCTTGTATTCCACGCTCACGATCTCCAGCGTTTGCTCGCCCCCTGGTGTGCGCAAGACAAAGGAATCTCCCTCGCGCTTCTTTGTGAGGGTGCGTGCCAGGGGCGAGATCCAACTCACGCGCCCGCGCGTGGCATCCGCTTCATCGATCCCGACGATGCTATAGGTGTGCTCCTCGCCGCTCTGCGCGCATAGGGTCACCGTGGCGCCGAAGAATATCTGGCCGGTATCCTCGCGACGCGTGGGGTCCACGACTTCCGCGTGCTCAAGGCGTTTGGTGAGAAAGCGGATGCGCCGGTCGATTTCGCGCAGCCGGCGCTTGCCGTAGATGTAATCGCCGTTCTCGGAGCGATCCCCGTTGGAGGCCGCCCAGCTCACGATCTTGACCACTTCCGGGCGTTCCTTGCCGATCAATTGCAGCGCCTCTTCCTTGAGGCGTTCATAACCTTTCGGCGTGATGTAATTCTTGGCGCCCGCGGGGATGGGAGGCGCGGCCTGTTCCTCTTCGGAGTCGGCGCGATCGTTCATCATCGGTGTGGGTCAGAGCAAAGCATTGAGCTG includes:
- the gorA gene encoding glutathione-disulfide reductase gives rise to the protein MEGAALPAQGCIVWSNYFGRNYVTRRYDLISIGGGSGGVAVSNRAGSYGKKCLLAERARLGGTCVNVGCVPKKVMWNGAQLAHALEDASDYGFQLGPHGFSWEHLKRERDQHVLDLNNHYAKYLASNKVEVLRGDARFIGPKTIEAGGERFSADHIVIATGGRPLVPNIPGAHLGIASDGFFDLATQPKKVAVVGGGYIAAEFAGVFRALGSEVIAYLRRDQLLMSFDAMLRDTLMAQMKSDGVHFVTNAKIEQLSRTGLGKIAILCNGHSGIEEFDSVIWAIGREPCTAELNLAATGLATDAQGFLPTNEYQETAVPGIYAIGDVTGRAALTPVAIAAGRRLADRLFNNMAGRRLDYDNIATVIFSHPPIGTVGLTEAQALAKYGADEVKVYEARFTPMYHAFTQRKAKNAMKLVVAGEQEKVVGLHVIGPGADEMTQGFAVAIKMGATKRDFDDTVAIHPTVAEEFVTMRGPRPAQS
- a CDS encoding glutathione S-transferase family protein, with amino-acid sequence MALKMFDLAGAHERHRFSPYCWRVRLACAHKGLALDTVPWRFADKAQLPTPNEGTVPLLVDDDRIVSDSWKIAEYLDARYPRMPLFEGTQAKSQALFIKFWSERALHPLISSMVLKDVWLGLHEKDKDYFRVSREKRFGKTLEEIEANREETRVRFSQAIDPLRATLTSQTFLSGTAPGHADHIVFGTFMWARCTSNFEVLEESDPVWVWREKMLGLHDGLALKAQRNTAPAQ
- a CDS encoding histone deacetylase — encoded protein: MRRRAFLEGGAALASTLLVGLARAKPSPITTVFHHPSCAKHIAGEGHPEHSGRTDAVLKAMGVLEREGGITLAKGKIADEEEVQLVHSKSYFERVKSEIQQGAPQLSAGDVALSSGSLEAALAAVGCLISAVDAVMAGDAKNAFCAVRPPGHHASAERGMGFCLFNNVAVAARYARKKYGVQRVLIADWDVHHGNGTQDIFWRDKSVMFFDTHMDPWYPGTGGIDEIGEGEAKGQIINRPFPAGAGREEILGAYKEDLVPAAAHFKPELVLISAGFDSRAGDPLGQFQLADKDYAAMTDVLTGIARKYAGGRIVSALEGGYNLKGLASATTAHVRRLAAA
- a CDS encoding DUF4375 domain-containing protein — translated: MRFDTKTPPWAVAALAAFFGALIWALAPAIAGKAEPWDDAAYYLFALPVAGVVSGLLAGRPLWSQYMGVILGQFAYALIFLAMGPLALLGVGFTAVYALLFLGGSLLGIRLRQSMAAQDSRERGTVSHLARGAQFLDRYDGQSTRELLSLQATHRIDSLVLAFEEAVQKKRAARDISREESFILAIEALEREVNNGGYSQFFANASNEFVPMIAPALEAIDCPKAAMITRDATSALGTGAALAPEIMANAANDPAVRRRLAECDALYYSNDEAIAEQLFRWIEERPEKIEIGSSR
- the greB gene encoding transcription elongation factor GreB; its protein translation is MMNDRADSEEEQAAPPIPAGAKNYITPKGYERLKEEALQLIGKERPEVVKIVSWAASNGDRSENGDYIYGKRRLREIDRRIRFLTKRLEHAEVVDPTRREDTGQIFFGATVTLCAQSGEEHTYSIVGIDEADATRGRVSWISPLARTLTKKREGDSFVLRTPGGEQTLEIVSVEYKAID